TGTAGACGGCCAGCAAATGATATCCTCAAGCCCTCAAGGTCAAATCTAAAACATTATTCATATTACCTTATTTCATATTTGAACAGTACAGttcagtatatatatgtatattctgtaaggtgtttggtctgtgtaatgTAGGTCAGACTTGAATGTGTTATTTATTTCATATCATGGATGTAATCTAAGAAGCTATTTATTAGTAGAAAGTGGAATTAACAAAGAAAATGCATGCAAGTAGGAGCTACTGATAGTTAAGATTCGGCTACGGTATTGCCAAAAAATTCATGCATCATTCATAAATTTGCAAAACAAATTGCAaaacaaaattcaaaattcatgACAGAGGTCCATCTGTCATCCTCACTCTCAGACTCCATAGACATTGAAGTTTGCTCCATTTCCTTGATAAGCAAGAGTACTGGTTCTATAACTGTTAGCACAAGTTCACAACCTCCAGGAGCGCTCATGACACATGTTCGTCTGTCACAGCAGCTGGGATAAAATCTCGTTTCCATAAATATAATATCTACTTTCCAGTAAATTTTCAAATATGTTTTCAGATATAAAAGCCAAAAAGTCGATCAAGATTGGGGAAATGTCTGGCCTGCTGCACGAACCTTTCATCCTGCAACCGTGCCTCTTCCCGTACGCCAAGGTTACCCAGCTTCTTTGAAGCCCACACCAGATAAGTGGGGAAATGCAGAACTTATGAAAATCCCAAATTTTCTTCACTTGACTCCTCCAGTAATTAAACGACAGTGTGAGGCATTGAAAAGTATGTACTGGTTCTACATGTAAATTATTTGCTttttatgaatgaatgaattttCTCCAGGTAATTAAATAAGAAGGATTAAATAAAATATGAATGACGAAGTTTTGTAATAACGCATTTAGACATATGAAATATTcgcaggcgcagggagcaatgatAGAATaatagaggcgcagggagcaatggcctatgagcactttacatttaaagtactgTATGTCATAAATTGCCATCGATGGGGGAAGGACTCATAATGGTAGGCCAATCAAAACTAAACTTTCAAAATAAAAACATAACCCCTGAAGACACACTGGCAGCCAGAGAGAATCATCGGCCCCCCGCGTGTGCAAGCTGCGCCAGCCGCAGTGCACCCTGCCCAGCCAATAACACACTCTACCAGGGGCAAGACAGAAAGCCCAAGACCCCTGACGTACCCCAAAGGACAAGACAACAAGCGACGGAAGTTCTAAAAGAGGAGtgattcccgaacgccccagagaaGATAAGCCTGAAAAGCTTATCTTCTCTGAAAAATAGTACTTACggagcacctagggaagataaCCATAGACACATGCTGCTCTTATACTCTTAAGACACCTGgctaccacaccccacacacagccacacagggCAAAAATCCAAAACAGGTAATCGAGGCCAGGGATGACGTTCGACTGCCAACACATCAGTTCAAGAACAGAGGTCGTGAGCTGCTAGCTCTCCTTCCCTCCGGGGGGGGGTGTCGCTAGCACTAATGAGCAGGAATGACAGGTGCATTAAGTGTTGCTTGTTGGGTTTCTTCCTAGGGGAAGTTATTTTGATCTTTTAGCATATAGATtgcacaggttaaccagacagtggtatgttttgattcgcctacctttctgggtccttccccagtcaatggcaattatgacatactttaaatgtaaagtgcttataagccattgctccctgcacctctttgagaggggccaggttctggctcgtagtccACGGTAGGCAAaaggactcctgtgactgatgaccccaaactaatatagcacatatcagtttggatagcttcagggagctgacTGAGTTCGCCCAgataatggcatttcattacattcaatgctgatttttttTCTGCAGAATTTTGCACACCTTGGCCATCTGGACTTGATACAGCAACTAAACAAGAGAAGCATTTTCCTGTAACGGTTTCAAAAAGTTCATACCTTCATTCTTCGCCAACTAttagggaccaaaaagccagaataGTCACAATTAAGGTAAGTTAGTCATTGTAAAGTAAAAGATTTTTATAGGCACAAAGTAAAATAATTCTAATCCTATTTAACAGATTTCTTAAATTGCATTCTACTGCTCTGGGAATGCATGTGATCCAGCTGCATTGTCATAGAATCACTGGACAGTCGGGCTGTAATTAGTCTGATGCCACAGGGACAGCTCCGCAGGACTATTTTTAGGGTGTCTGCAGGTCATTGTAAAGAGTCAAATCCTGCTAGATGTATCTTGGAAACCTGTGTTCATAAGCACAAACATttctcagccctacagatgtcatGAAACCATGAAAACCCTCCTCATGGACCCAACCCTGACCTGGCAAGGGGAATAGTATATTTTGATGACCTAGAGGACATGTTCTTTAGCTCTTACCACTTTTTACTTCCTGTATTTGTTTGCTACAGTTAGGAGATTGGCAAATATCTGCTTGTTGTAAATGGGATGACTAAGGAGTTTGACTCTGAAGGCCATCCACATCCTTTTTGCCTTCTGCATTGCCCCTGCTGAGGTAAAGGTTGACTTGACCCTCGGGTGTATTTGGTCTGCTATGTGTGGATCTCTGGCTTTTTTGTAGCTTTTGTTCAAGCATTCTGCTTTTGTGGCTGCTGCTAAATTATGTGATGAGATTCATAACTTTAGGTTCAGAGCTCTTGGGTCCTTGCTTGTGTGAAGGATATGCAAGCTCATACCTCATTTTGGAGGAGGATATCTCTCTACTGGTGAAATCATCTTTTGAGACCATGTATTTCTCAAGTTTGTTCTTCCACGTTCCTTCATCTTTCAagtgcatggccttctttgcctttCCTCTGACTGCAAGTGCTAAAAGGCTTGGATCTTCTCATGCACTGGCCAGACATTTTGTGGGTGTGCTCATGTTAGGGAAGGGGTTTGTCTTAAGGCCTAAGACTTGGCCACAGCTGGATAATTTTCCTTTCCTCTCTTTGAGTTGGGTGGAGCTCAGTGCTCCAGAGCAGCAGCCTCTCCTTTCATCACTGGTCTGAGGATGGGTTCTGCTTCTTGGCTTGGCTTGACTTGGTGTTGGATCCCTCTTTAGTCCTGGTAGAGGCGGCCACCCAGTCCTGGTAGAGGCGGCACACCCAGCATGGTGTGAGGGTTCAAACTTATGACCGTTTATGACTATTTGCTTCTACATTTGATGGCACATATGTAGAAGTTGGGGGCATATTATACCACCTttctcagtttgagtatgatgACTGCTCTTTTTCTACCtggcctgctgttcctggtggtgatgCCCATATGTGAGTGTTCATGGCACATGGTGGTACTAGTTTTGTCAGTGGTCATGGTGGAAACAACTGCTTTTATGTCTATAAGCTACTAAATGTGATGAAAATAGTTGTATTTAGATTTGCAGTGATTAGAGTGCTACTGATCATGAATGTTGATCAATGTCTAATGAAAGACATCTGTCTAGGCCGTCCACAGTAGCTTCTCTCCTTCACGATGATGAACTGTTTAAATTTGAACTTGTGAGTGAAGGTTTCACCTTGCCGGGACCCTTATTGTGGCGGAGTGCCACCTGGTGGCGAGGGGCGAGGATGGCAGGTTAGGAGATTTTCAGTAGCGGTTTGTGATTTTTTAGTTTGTTTTGGTATGTTATAGATTCCCAAGCATTTCTTGTGGGTGATATGTTTTGTAATGACTTCATTGTTGTGGGTAGCTTGAAACAATAGTGTTGATGGATGATATTCGCATGCTCCCTGCCCCTTTGAATAGGCAAGACAGAATCATTGGAATGGTACTTGCGGCATGTGGGCAGAGATTGTCATATGAGCCAGGTGTGTTGAATGTGGTTCTATAGTGGCAGCGTAATAAACTGAGGGCAGTTACTCAGCACTGCCCAGAAAGAAGCATTTCATTGTAGCTTCCAAGTTTGTATGACTAGTGATGTTAATGATGAGTTTGGTTTATACAGTAAATGCTACCAATAGATGTAATTTATAAGCcagaaatatatactgtatattggaTAATTACAAATGTTATAAGATTCATTTACAGTCAACCACTTGCATGCCAGCCACAGGTGTCTCAGAATGTTATCAATAACATTTTAATAATTTCTCATTTCATGTCTTTAAAGGCTAATTCTGAAATTGGCCAGTGTACCTGAAAGTGATCCTTTGGGGGTTAGCTTACTATCCAGGATCACACACGTGACTTTTGTATGGATATGGTCTTAAGTTCAGTTTAGAACTGAACTAAATTTCTCAACCCTTGAATGTTTCAGGTATCACTTAGGAGCCTTGATCTTGATGAGCATGGACGTGACAAGTTACTTCGGTTGGTGAAAGATCGATATGATGCTAAAACTGACTGTCTCACCATTGTAGCCGATCGTTGTCCCCTCTCTCAACAGAATTATGACTATTGCTGCTACTTGTTAACTGTTTTATACAATGAATCGATGGTAAGTATTGATTTTGGACATATGTTCGAAGACAATGAAGTAATTGCCATGAATGTAATTATTATTTCCCTAAAGAATGTAATTCCCtaaagaatgtaaagaggagcttAAGGtgcttttatcttgtatatttacaAATCATTTAATCAGAGTCCTTAAATTGTGGAGGACTATGaactggtaccaatttttaaaatggggagatagatcacttgtgtctgACTGTATTTCAAGCAGCTATGATAGTGGAAAAGATTGTAACATTATATATCTGGACTTTTGTAATGCTTTGGATACTGGTTCATGGACGACATATTAGAAAGGTAGAGGTACATATTGGGGTGTTATCCTAaaatggattagggcatggttattTGAAAGAAAACAGAGGGTAAGCATAAATGGAATTGGGTCATAGTGGTAAACGATTGCAGGCAATGGT
The DNA window shown above is from Procambarus clarkii isolate CNS0578487 chromosome 82, FALCON_Pclarkii_2.0, whole genome shotgun sequence and carries:
- the mRpS35 gene encoding small ribosomal subunit protein mS35, producing MMGLKHGLVAPGGLRHLLALAGASRIHSSASSHSGVKAAEDEEFRTLELVKKGPDRRTSRVMKPPNLLPPRYKSQKVDQDWGNVWPAARTFHPATVPLPVRQGYPASLKPTPDKWGNAELMKIPNFLHLTPPVIKRQCEALKKFCTPWPSGLDTATKQEKHFPVTVSKSSYLHSSPTIRDQKARIVTIKVSLRSLDLDEHGRDKLLRLVKDRYDAKTDCLTIVADRCPLSQQNYDYCCYLLTVLYNESMKTELWEHEKEIADRERYIWNVSPSHAALQAIVGAKEDSTSEEVIKEYETAVTDLHNEGEDEPTITRYRECVLKLVGLA